The following are encoded in a window of Panicum virgatum strain AP13 chromosome 5N, P.virgatum_v5, whole genome shotgun sequence genomic DNA:
- the LOC120675200 gene encoding long chain base biosynthesis protein 2d isoform X1: protein MVRLPYVTALTTLFSYGLLFAFGQLRDFFRRILDARKPSNLKGYAPICLGLEDFYTRRLYLRIQDCFGRPIASAPDAWFDVVERYSNDCNKTLHRTAKTSKCLNLGSYNYLGFAAADEYCTPRVIESLKKYSASTCSVRVDGGNTKLHTELEELVARFVGKPAAIIFGMGYVTNSAIIPALIGKGGLIISDSLNHNSIVNGARGSGATVRVFQHNNPAHLEEVLREQIAGGQPRTHRPWKKIIVIVEGIYSMEGELCKLPEVISVCKKYKAYTYLDEAHSIGAVGKTGRGVCELLGVDPADVDIMMGTFTKSFGSCGGYIAASKEIIHHLKHTCPAHIYATSMSPPAVQQVISAIKVILGEDGTNRGAKKLAQIRENSNFFRSELQKMGFEVLGDNDSPVMPIMLYNPAKIPAFSRECLRQNVAVVTVAFPATPLLLARARICISASHSREDLIKGLEVISKVGDLVGIKYFPVEQEKTVVVEKLKKIQ, encoded by the exons ATGGTGCGGCTCCCGTACGTGACCGCGCTCACCACGCTCTTCAGCTACGGCCTCCTCTTCGCCTTCGGCCAGCTCCGCGACTTCTTCCGCAGGATCCTCGACGCCCGCAAGCCCAGCAACCTCAAG GGTTACGCGCCGATTTGCTTGGGCCTCGAGGATTTCTACACGCGCCGTCTCTATCTCCGCATCCAG GACTGCTTCGGCCGGCCAATTGCCAGTGCACCAGATGCTTGGTTTGATGTGGTTGAGCGTTACTCAAATGACTGCAACAAGACACTCCA TCGTACCGCAAAAACATCCAAATGCCTTAATTTGGGTTCCTACAACTACCTTGGTTTTGCTGCGGCTGATGAGTACTGCACCCCTCGTGTTATTGAGTCACTGAAGAAGTACTCTGCAAGCACGTGTAGTGTTCGAGTTGATGGAG GTAACACTAAGTTGCACACTGAGCTTGAAGAACTGGTTGCGAGATTTGTTGGCAAGCCTGCAGCAATTATTTTTGGCATGGGCTATGTGACAAACTCTGCTATCATTCCTGCTCTAATTGGGAAG GGAGGCCTGATAATAAGTGATTCATTGAACCATAATTCTATAGTCAATGGAGCTAGGGGTTCAGGGGCCACCGTTCGTGTTTTTCAACATAACA ATCCTGCTCATTTGGAAGAGGTATTGAGAGAGCAGATCGCGGGAGGGCAGCCTCGTACACACAGACCATGGAAGAAGATCATTGTGATTGTTGAGGGAATCTATAGCATGGAGGGGGAGCTATGCAAACTCCCAGAGGTTATTTCTGTATGCAAGAAATACAAG GCTTACACATATTTAGACGAGGCACACAGTATTGGAGCAGTTGGAAAAACCGGGAGAGGTGTATGCGAGCTACTGGGAGTGGATCCAGCTGATGTTGACATTATGATGGGTACATTTACGAAATCATTTGGATCATGCGGAGGTTACATAGCAGCATCAAAG GAGATTATTCATCATCTAAAGCATACATGCCCAGCTCACATTTATGCAACATCAATGTCACCTCCAGCGGTCCAGCAAGTCATTTCAGCTATAAAGGTTATCTTGGGAGAAGATGGAACTAACAGAG GGGCCAAGAAACTTGCTCAGATTCGAGAGAACAGCAACTTCTTCAGGTCAGAGCTTCAGAAAATGGGTTTTGAAGTTCTTGGGGATAATGACTCACCTGTCATGCCTATCATGCTTTACAATCCTGCTAAAATTCCTGCATTTTCAAGGGAGTGCCTGAGGCAAAAT GTTGCTGTTGTTACTGTTGCATTTCCTGCCACACCACTTCTACTTGCGAGAGCTAGGATATGTATCTCAGCTTCCCACTCCAGGGAAGATCTCATTAAAGGATTAGAG GTGATCAGCAAAGTTGGTGATCTCGTGGGTATCAAATACTTCCCAGTTGAGCAAGAAAAGACTGTGGTTGTTGAGAAACTGAAGAAGATCCAATGA
- the LOC120675200 gene encoding long chain base biosynthesis protein 2d isoform X2, which translates to MVRLPYVTALTTLFSYGLLFAFGQLRDFFRRILDARKPSNLKGYAPICLGLEDFYTRRLYLRIQDCFGRPIASAPDAWFDVVERYSNDCNKTLHRTAKTSKCLNLGSYNYLGFAAADEYCTPRVIESLKKYSASTCSVRVDGDPAHLEEVLREQIAGGQPRTHRPWKKIIVIVEGIYSMEGELCKLPEVISVCKKYKAYTYLDEAHSIGAVGKTGRGVCELLGVDPADVDIMMGTFTKSFGSCGGYIAASKEIIHHLKHTCPAHIYATSMSPPAVQQVISAIKVILGEDGTNRGAKKLAQIRENSNFFRSELQKMGFEVLGDNDSPVMPIMLYNPAKIPAFSRECLRQNVAVVTVAFPATPLLLARARICISASHSREDLIKGLEVISKVGDLVGIKYFPVEQEKTVVVEKLKKIQ; encoded by the exons ATGGTGCGGCTCCCGTACGTGACCGCGCTCACCACGCTCTTCAGCTACGGCCTCCTCTTCGCCTTCGGCCAGCTCCGCGACTTCTTCCGCAGGATCCTCGACGCCCGCAAGCCCAGCAACCTCAAG GGTTACGCGCCGATTTGCTTGGGCCTCGAGGATTTCTACACGCGCCGTCTCTATCTCCGCATCCAG GACTGCTTCGGCCGGCCAATTGCCAGTGCACCAGATGCTTGGTTTGATGTGGTTGAGCGTTACTCAAATGACTGCAACAAGACACTCCA TCGTACCGCAAAAACATCCAAATGCCTTAATTTGGGTTCCTACAACTACCTTGGTTTTGCTGCGGCTGATGAGTACTGCACCCCTCGTGTTATTGAGTCACTGAAGAAGTACTCTGCAAGCACGTGTAGTGTTCGAGTTGATGGAG ATCCTGCTCATTTGGAAGAGGTATTGAGAGAGCAGATCGCGGGAGGGCAGCCTCGTACACACAGACCATGGAAGAAGATCATTGTGATTGTTGAGGGAATCTATAGCATGGAGGGGGAGCTATGCAAACTCCCAGAGGTTATTTCTGTATGCAAGAAATACAAG GCTTACACATATTTAGACGAGGCACACAGTATTGGAGCAGTTGGAAAAACCGGGAGAGGTGTATGCGAGCTACTGGGAGTGGATCCAGCTGATGTTGACATTATGATGGGTACATTTACGAAATCATTTGGATCATGCGGAGGTTACATAGCAGCATCAAAG GAGATTATTCATCATCTAAAGCATACATGCCCAGCTCACATTTATGCAACATCAATGTCACCTCCAGCGGTCCAGCAAGTCATTTCAGCTATAAAGGTTATCTTGGGAGAAGATGGAACTAACAGAG GGGCCAAGAAACTTGCTCAGATTCGAGAGAACAGCAACTTCTTCAGGTCAGAGCTTCAGAAAATGGGTTTTGAAGTTCTTGGGGATAATGACTCACCTGTCATGCCTATCATGCTTTACAATCCTGCTAAAATTCCTGCATTTTCAAGGGAGTGCCTGAGGCAAAAT GTTGCTGTTGTTACTGTTGCATTTCCTGCCACACCACTTCTACTTGCGAGAGCTAGGATATGTATCTCAGCTTCCCACTCCAGGGAAGATCTCATTAAAGGATTAGAG GTGATCAGCAAAGTTGGTGATCTCGTGGGTATCAAATACTTCCCAGTTGAGCAAGAAAAGACTGTGGTTGTTGAGAAACTGAAGAAGATCCAATGA
- the LOC120672426 gene encoding uncharacterized protein LOC120672426, whose protein sequence is MAKAKAGKEKDVVRLERESVIPIMKPKLIMKLAYLIEHQSDRDEFLKLCKRVEYTIRAWYHLQFDDMMELFALFDPVHGAKKLQQQNFSPEEIDMLEQNFLSYFFQVMEKSNFNIVNDDEVELAHSGQYLLNLPIKVDESKLDNKLLSKYFKEHRHENLPDFSDKYVIFRRGIGLDRTSNFFFMEKVDMIIARAWRRFLEKMRLQKLFSRKKNGKQKMDSKKNDDLASEVDKDLYVERIRLETMELSLRNLIGKVTIQEPTFEEVIVLYRRRSPKGQDDRAIHVKHFKNIPMADMELVLPEKKNPSLTPMDWVQFIVSVVIGLVTLISSLEMPKADFWVVIAILSALAGYCAKIYFSFQQNMATYQNLITQSMYDKQLDSGKGTLLHLCDDVIQQEVKEVIIAYYILMENGKAISDDLDLQCEELIQEEFGLQCNFEVMDAVQKLERLGIITRDSIGRICCVPLKRANEIIGATTEELVMKARQS, encoded by the exons ATGGCGAAGGCAAAGGCCGGGAAGGAGAAGGATGTGGTGCGGCTGGAGCGGGAGTCCGTGATCCCCATCATGAAGCCCAAGCTCATCATGAAGCTCGCATACCTCATTG AACATCAATCTGACAGAGACGAATTCTTGAAACTCTGCAAGAGGGTTGAATACACCATAAGGGCTTGGTACCATCTCCAGTTTGATGATATGATG GAACTGTTCGCTCTCTTCGATCCTGTGCATGGTGCTAAAAAACTGCAGCAGCAGAACTTCTCACCTGAGGAAATTGACATGCTTGAGCAGAACTTCCTCTCCTATTTCTTTCAG GTGATGGAAAAAAGCAATTTTAACATAGTAAATGATGATGAGGTTGAACTTGCTCATTCTGGACAATATCTGTTGAATCTTCCCATTAAAGTTGATGAATCAAAG TTAGATAACAAGCTTTTGTCGAAGTATTTTAAGGAGCACCGTCATGAAAACCTACCTGACTTCTCTGATAAG TATGTTATATTTCGTAGGGGCATTGGATTGGACCGCACTAGCAACTTTTTCTTCATGGAGAAAGTGGACATGATCATAGCTCGTGCATGGCGAAGGTTCCTTGAGAAGATGAG ATTGCAAAAGCTCTTttcaagaaagaaaaatggtaaaCAAAAGATGGATTCCAAGAAGAATGATGATCTAGCAAGTGAAGTAGACAAGGATTTATATGTTGAACGTATACGGCTTGAAACAATGGAGTTGAG CTTGCGAAATTTAATTGGCAAGGTTACAATTCAAGAGCCTACTTTTGAAGAGGTGATTGTCTTGTACAG GAGGAGAAGTCCAAAGGGCCAGGATGATAGAGCAATTCATGTCAAACACTTCAAAAATATTCCAATGGCAGATATGGAGTTGGTTCTG CCTGAGAAGAAAAACCCAAGCCTCACACCAATGGACTGGGTTCAATTTATTGTTTCTGTTGTCATTGGACTC GTTACACTCATCAGTTCACTCGAAATGCCTAAAGCTGATTTCTGGGTTGTAATCGCCATCCTTTCTGCTCTGGCTGGATATTGTGCAAAGATCTATTTCTC GTTTCAACAGAACATGGCAACCTACCAAAACCTAATCACTCAATCCATGTATGATAAACAGCTAGATAGTGGGAAAGGCACACTACTGCACCTCTGCGATGATGTAATTCAACAGGAG GTCAAGGAGGTCATAATAGCCTACTATATTTTGATGGAAAATGGAAAGGCTATCAGTGAT GATCTTGACTTGCAATGTGAGGAGTTAATCCAGGAAGAGTTTGGCTTGCAATGCAATTTTGAGGTGATGGATGCTGTTCAAAAGCTGGAGAGGCTTGGTATCATTACAAGA GATTCTATTGGAAGAATTTGTTGTGTTCCTCTAAAGCGTGCCAATGAGATCATCGGTGCTACCACGGAAGAGCTGGTTATGAAAGCAAGGCAAAGCTAG
- the LOC120672428 gene encoding photosynthetic NDH subunit of subcomplex B 5, chloroplastic-like: MSSSNVVSGSISASPSAAAGARRPHGAVKQLRIKVAQPQPQQLLHGRRRQSNGRGSAVVAKAGPGGLSEIEPDLNEDPIDRWRTPGISPEDFEFGVYDGHHTYHEGHDKKGFWEDVSEWYQEAEPPQGFQALISWAFPPAIILGMAFNVPGEYLYIGAGLWIIVFCIIEMQKPDKPHNFEPEIYMMERTARDKLIADYNSMDIWDFNEKYGELWDFTVNTREDIVKST; the protein is encoded by the exons ATGAGCAGCAGCAACGTGGTGTCCGGCAGCATCTCCGCGTCACCATCCGCAGCAGCTGGTGCTCGCCGTCCCCATGGCGCAGTGAAGCAGCTGAGGATAAAGGTAGCGCAGCCACAGCCACAGCAGCTGctgcacggccgccgccggcaaagcaACGGCAGGGGCAGCGCGGTGGTGGCGAAGGCCGGGCCCGGGGGGCTGTCGGAGATCGAGCCGGACCTGAACGAGGACCCCATCGACCGGTGGCGCACCCCCGGTATCAGCCCG GAGGACTTTGAGTTCGGAGTGTACGATGGACACCACACCTATCATGAAGGCCATG ACAAGAAGGGATTCTGGGAGGATGTCTCCGAATGGTACCAAGAAGCTGAGCCTCCTCAGGGCTTTCAAG CACTCATCTCCTGGGCATTTCCTCCTGCAATCATCCTTGGCATGGCTTTCAATGTACCG GGGGAGTACCTCTACATCGGGGCAGGTCTCTGGATCATCGTGTTCTGCATCATCGAGATGCAGAAGCCGGACAAGCCGCACAACTTCGAGCCGGAGATCTACATGATGGAGAGGACGGCTCGCGACAAGCTCATCGCCGACTACAACTCCATGGACATCTGGGACTTCAACGAGAAGTACGGCGAGCTCTGGGACTTCACCGTCAACACCAGGGAAGACATTGTCAAATCAACCTGA
- the LOC120672427 gene encoding leucine-rich repeat receptor protein kinase HPCA1-like → MSRLLAAALGAVGGLIVLGIVIVAIVLCLRHRRRTSDSSESSSSGQALPESQGARCLTLEELNLATRNFSNANFIGQGMVGEVYKGLLQDGTIIAVKRRHSPPSQEFVQEVNYLSSLQHRNLVKLLGYCQENGMQMLVYEYIPNGSVSTHLHGNSHAPGVRLEFKHRLSIAHGTAKGLSHLHSLNPPAIHMNFKTSNVLVDEDFVPKVADTGIPGLLDRLGVTGLSSRTPNDPFVDPRMRESMNLNFSIQRDVYSFGVFLVELVSGRRAVSDQRIIQWVQNFQESSDISAIADNRMTSGFTSESMKELLRLTSWCVNPKSEQRPTMSLVEAEIHRIHEQEISSTTVMAGRTPTVTLGSQLFRTSR, encoded by the exons ATGTCAAGACTTCTTGCAGCAGCTCTAGGTGCTGTAGGAGGCTTGATAGTACTAGGTATTGTCATAGTTGCAATTGTACTTTGCCTGCGGCATCGCAGAAGAACTTCAGACTCTTCAGAAAGTAGTTCATCAGGTCAAGCTCTACCAG AGTCACAGGGAGCAAGATGTCTGACTTTGGAGGAACTAAATTTGGCTACAAGGAATTTTAGCAATGCGAATTTTATTGGAcagggaatggttggagaggtATACAAGGGTTTGCTCCAGGATGGCACAATTATAGCTGTTAAAAGACGGCATTCTCCTCCTAGCCAAGAATTCGTTCAAGAG GTTAATTACCTATCATCTCTCCAGCATCGGAACCTTGTAAAACTTTTGGGGTACTGCCAGGAGAATGGCATGCAGATGCTTGTTTATGAATATATCCCCAATGGCAGCGTCTCAACACATTTGCATG GTAACAGCCATGCTCCAGGTGTGAGGCTAGAATTCAAGCATAGACTTTCTATTGCTCATGGAACTGCTAAAG GCCTGAGCCACCTGCATTCTCTGAACCCCCCTGCGATCCATATGAACTTCAAAACTTCTAATGTACTTGTGGATGAGGATTTCGTACCAAAAGTTGCGGATACTGGGATTCCAGGCTTGCTTGATCGACTTGGTGTTACAGGACTGTCTTCCAGAACACCTAATGATCCTTTTGTTGATCCTCG AATGAGGGAATCCATGAACTTGAACTTTTCCATACAAAGGGATGTCTacagttttggtgtgttccttgTCGAGTTGGTTAGCGGACGGAGAGCTGTGTCTGATCAACGCATCATTCAATGG GTGCAGAACTTCCAGGAATCAAGTGATATCTCTGCAATTGCAGACAACAGAATGACCAGTGGTTTCACCTcagaaagcatgaaagaattgcTGCGCTTGACATCATGGTGCGTGAACCCAAAGAGCGAGCAGCGTCCAACGATGAGCTTGGTGGAGGCTGAAATACACCGGATTCACGAGCAGGAGATCAGCTCGACGACAGTCATGGCAGGACGTACCCCAACTGTGACTCTTGGCAGTCAGCTCTTCAGAACATCAAGGTGA